Proteins co-encoded in one Anopheles moucheti chromosome X, idAnoMoucSN_F20_07, whole genome shotgun sequence genomic window:
- the LOC128306377 gene encoding NCK-interacting protein with SH3 domain has product MVDSMSQDVESFEMLKALYDFTAVYPKTISFDEGEYFILHQTSARQRNWWQVVSMKGNIGFVPSNYVMKLKVNPLFLNGFLESSIESLRLSTEKEINGIIGREELISRLVEKKRMLEKLLKYELSDSESEPPSPIKMSNGHIKQHDGGYSGDRSAQLKNGPQRQSPPALADQHQSTAKKSKSSPAVGGAQAAVPPQFIQESPSTGLLAATKHSQPEEPQTPVVVSSTSSTQEPSSTLSELSSVSSEQTEPTSNNTATTGTLTETSDEITAISRIDDRAQPGEEPSASGTVPTEAENQTDHELNELETTNNDDVTVSENEPQPCSVKEPHGMGEGDENGGGNGAGELPVEEAVTGGRDDGTLASDTEREAGSGAECGESSVATGDDAEPAEDLGKQPPAKVDASEVYQIVDAVRKSTNLSHELSCVALRVVLSELEVLLPPAVVRHLEPVAVHLAAPFDVSDALLGKTHDAHRLRLIFGELSDCKNDSEQRTWMLHEDEADISQYLTELIRILTDADPKICRSEMACDQYQSIINLVLYYQMETRWSIRKLLLAAFRAMCHLDYTTVDILLGSVLPLELVQDMVSNPRNIEKLQELANMLIIIFSIGRRMPINQQDHLRADFIIFLLNIIETPPETDVQEMLPDIMINLILSFNLQFENFAENVVLEAMEQLKTAKTFTEKILLLINREEDPVHTLKHTPMNINPVLKMLVDLFSRPETASIFYTNDNNVLIDILVRQLSDLSAGEPIRKWYLELCRKILRNTNYPEHQHRKQDLMKIFTRIFCEETECSASDQQIVREIANEFPQIFKA; this is encoded by the exons aTGGTAGACAGTATGTCGCAGGATGTTG AGTCCTTTGAAATGCTGAAAGCATTATACGACTTCACCGCCGTTTATCCCAAGACGATCAGCTTCGACGAGGGCGAGTACTTCATACTGCATCAGACGAGCGCTCGTCAGCGGAACTGGTGGCAGGTGGTCAGCATGAAGGGCAACATCGGATTCGTCCCGTCGAACTACGTGATGAAGCTGAAG GTGAATCCACTCTTCCTAAATGGTTTCCTGGAATCGAGCATAGAATCGTTACGGCTTTCAACGGAGAAGGAAATCAACGGTATCATCGGCCGGGAGGAACTGATCAGTCGGTTGGTCGAGAAGAAGCGAATGCTTGAAAAGCTGCTGAAG TATGAACTGTCTGATAGCGAATCCGAACCGCCATCACCGATAAAAATGAGTAATGGACACATCAAACAACACGATGGTGGTTACAGTGGAG ATCGCAGTGCACAGCTAAAGAATGGTCCACAGCGACAATCACCTCCGGCACTGGCAGATCAGCACCAATCAACAGCAAAGAAGTCGAAGTCTAGCCCTGCCGTCGGTGGAGCTCAAGCGGCGGTTCCACCACAATTTATCCAGGAAAGTCCCAGCACAGGTCTGCTGGCGGCGACGAAACATTCGCAGCCTGAAGAACCTCAGACACCGGTGGTGGTGAGTTCCACCAGCTCCACCCAGGAACCGAGCAGTACCCTTTCCGAACTGTCGTCCGTATCGTCCGAGCAGACGGAACCGACGAGCAACAATACTGCCACCACCGGTACGCTGACCGAGACGAGCGATGAAATAACGGCCATCTCGCGCATTGACGACCGTGCCCAACCGGGCGAGGAACCTTCCGCTTCCGGCACGGTGCCAACGGAGGCAGAAAATCAAACCGATCACGAGCTGAATGAACTGGAAACGACCAATAATGATGATGTGACGGTGAGCGAAAATGAACCGCAACCTTGCTCAGTGAAGGAACCGCATGGAATGGGTGAAGGTGATGAGAATGGTGGCGGAAATGGAGCTGGTGAACTCCCGGTGGAGGAGGCGGTGACGGGTGGTAGAGACGATGGAACTTTGGCAAGCGACACCGAGCGTGAGGCAGGTTCCGGTGCGGAGTGTGGAGAGAGCAGTGTCGCCACGGGCGATGACGCCGAACCGGCGGAAGATCTCGGCAAGCAGCCACCCGCGAAGGTGGACGCATCGGAGGTGTACCAGATTGTGGACGCGGTTCGGAAGAGCACGAACCTTAGCCACGAGTTGTCCTGCGTCGCACTGCGTGTCGTGCTGAGCGAGCTGGAGGTGTTGCTGCCACCGGCTGTCGTGCGACATCTCGAACCAGTTGCGGTCCATCTTGCTGCACCGTTCGATGTGTCTGATGCTCTCCTAGGCAAAACACACGACGCACATCGGTTGCGGCTAATCTTTGGCGAGCTGTCGGATTGTAAGAATGATTCCGAGCAGCGCACGTGGATGCTGCATGAGGATGAAGCCGACATTAGCCAGTATCTGACCGAGCTGATCCGCATCCTGACCGATGCTGATCCGAAGATATGTCGCAGCGAGATGGCTTGTGATCAGTACCAGAGCATCATCAACCTAGTGCTGTACTACCAGATGGAAACACGCTGGTCCATCAGGAAGTTGCTGCTGGCGGCATTCCGGGCAATGTGCCACTTGGACTACACAACGGTCGACATACTGCTCGGTTCGGTTTTACCGCTCGAGCTCGTGCAGGATATGGTGTCAAATCCGCGCAACATCGAAAAGCTGCAAGAACTCGCCAACATGCTTATCATCATCTTTTCGATCGGTCGCCGGATGCCAATTAATCAACAAG ATCATTTACGGGCggattttattatctttttgcTGAATATAATCGAAACACCGCCGGAAACCGACGTCCAGGAAATGCTACCAGACATTATGATAAACTTGATACTGTCCTTCAATCTACAGTTTGAAAACTTTGCCGAAAACGTTGTGCTCGAAGCGATGGAACAGCTTAAGACAGCGAAAACGTTCACCGAAAAGATATTACTGTTGATCAATCGTGAAG AGGATCCAGTACACACTTTAAAGCACACGCCGATGAACATAAATCCAGTGCTGAAGATGCTTGTCGATCTCTTTAGCCGACCTGAGACAGCCTCAATTTTCTACACTAACGATAACAATGTGTTAATTGATATTTTGGTACGGCAGCTGTCCGATTTGTCTGCAGGCGAACCG ATTCGCAAGTGGTACCTGGAGCTGTGCAGAAAGATCCTGCGCAACACCAACTATCCGGAGCACCAGCACCGAAAACAGGACCTGATGAAGATCTTCACCCGCATCTTCTGCGAAGAGACGGAGTGCAGTGCCAGCGATCAGCAGATCGTACGCGAAATAGCGAACGAATTTCCACAAATCTTCAAAGCATGA